Proteins co-encoded in one Candidatus Polarisedimenticolaceae bacterium genomic window:
- a CDS encoding glycine--tRNA ligase subunit alpha, with translation MNFQRLLLGIQQYWADRGCVIQQPYDLEVGAGTMHPDTFLRVLGPEPWRVAYCQPSRRPGDGRYGENPMRVYKHFQFQVILKPSPLDVQAEYLSSLRAFGIDPLEHDIRFEEDNWESPTLGAAGVGWQVVMDGMEISQFTYFQQAGGRELSPISVELTYGIERICMFLNDIRNIFDIPWNDAGVTYGDVRRAEEIEHSIYSFKEADVAMFRSQFDAWEAESGRLLAREDGPLVLPAHEAVLKCSHLFNVLDARGALSVTERAAFIQRIRRLACRVADAYVAKREAAGFPLLAAR, from the coding sequence GTGAACTTCCAGCGCCTCCTCCTCGGGATCCAGCAGTACTGGGCCGATCGTGGCTGCGTGATCCAGCAGCCGTACGACCTCGAGGTCGGCGCGGGCACGATGCACCCCGACACCTTCCTCCGCGTCCTCGGCCCCGAGCCGTGGCGCGTCGCCTACTGCCAGCCGTCGCGGCGTCCGGGCGACGGCCGCTACGGCGAGAACCCGATGCGCGTGTACAAGCACTTCCAGTTCCAGGTCATCCTCAAGCCGTCGCCGCTCGACGTCCAGGCGGAGTACCTGAGCTCGCTCCGCGCGTTCGGCATCGATCCGCTCGAGCACGACATCCGCTTCGAGGAGGACAACTGGGAGTCGCCGACGCTCGGTGCCGCGGGTGTCGGCTGGCAGGTCGTCATGGACGGCATGGAGATCTCGCAGTTCACGTACTTCCAGCAGGCCGGAGGGCGCGAGCTGTCGCCGATCTCCGTCGAGCTGACCTACGGCATCGAGCGGATCTGCATGTTCCTGAACGACATCCGGAACATCTTCGACATCCCCTGGAACGACGCCGGCGTCACGTACGGCGACGTCCGGCGCGCCGAGGAGATCGAGCACTCGATCTACTCCTTCAAGGAAGCCGACGTGGCGATGTTCCGGTCGCAGTTCGACGCGTGGGAGGCCGAATCCGGCCGCCTCCTCGCGCGCGAGGACGGGCCGCTCGTCCTGCCCGCGCACGAGGCGGTCCTCAAGTGCTCGCACCTCTTCAACGTCCTCGACGCGCGCGGGGCGCTGTCGGTCACCGAGCGCGCCGCGTTCATCCAGCGCATCCGGCGTCTCGCGTGCCGCGTCGCCGACGCCTACGTCGCGAAGCGCGAGGCGGCGGGCTTCCCGCTCCTGGCGGCGCGATGA
- a CDS encoding hemolysin family protein, translating to MSGTVALLLAVAAVLFAVDLALSVVTLSASALSRVALRRMNTESGNRLRFLEEFKMVPSEHRAAVHTLREASLLGAVALVAWAARAGGWPGGLLTGLVAGALFGVVLVEGMLARFLALQDPKMALRLAAGLVRAARVLTWPVLVPVRAAMRRRGNAPADDERDEDDDEDIEAFIEVGEREGILEKSEGEMVRGIVDLDQTLVREIMTPRVDVVMLPASATIPQARRSALEAGHSRFPVYGETVDHIAGILHVRDLLRAWDEGWREPGIGGLVRPPLFVPETRTVKEVLAEMRTRAHVALVVDEYGGFAGMVTLEDLLEEIVGEIRDEHERDEAPLRAEAGGAWLVSGLAHADELERLFGVDLGERDYDTVGGFVTAALGRVPGTGEKFASRGLAVEVVEADPKRVWRVRVRAADGRP from the coding sequence ATGAGCGGCACCGTCGCTCTCTTGCTCGCCGTCGCCGCCGTCCTCTTCGCCGTCGATCTCGCGCTCTCCGTCGTCACGCTCTCCGCGTCCGCGCTGTCGCGCGTCGCGCTCCGGCGCATGAACACGGAATCGGGGAACCGCTTGCGCTTCCTCGAGGAGTTCAAGATGGTGCCGTCGGAGCACCGCGCGGCGGTCCACACGCTGCGCGAGGCGTCGCTCTTGGGCGCGGTCGCACTCGTCGCGTGGGCGGCTCGGGCGGGCGGGTGGCCGGGCGGGCTCCTGACCGGCCTCGTCGCGGGCGCCCTCTTCGGCGTCGTCCTCGTCGAGGGGATGCTCGCGCGGTTCCTCGCGCTCCAGGACCCGAAGATGGCGCTCCGGCTCGCGGCGGGGCTCGTGCGCGCGGCGCGCGTTCTCACGTGGCCGGTCCTCGTCCCGGTGCGCGCCGCGATGCGCCGCCGGGGGAACGCGCCTGCCGACGACGAGCGCGACGAGGACGACGACGAGGACATCGAGGCGTTCATCGAGGTCGGCGAGCGCGAGGGGATCCTCGAGAAGAGCGAAGGCGAGATGGTCCGCGGGATCGTCGATCTCGACCAGACGCTCGTCCGCGAGATCATGACCCCGCGCGTCGACGTCGTCATGCTGCCTGCCTCGGCGACGATCCCGCAGGCGCGCCGGAGCGCGCTCGAAGCCGGGCACTCGCGCTTCCCGGTCTACGGCGAGACGGTCGACCACATCGCGGGGATCCTGCACGTGCGCGATCTCCTCCGCGCGTGGGACGAGGGGTGGCGCGAGCCGGGGATCGGCGGCCTCGTGCGTCCGCCGCTCTTCGTGCCGGAGACGCGCACGGTGAAGGAAGTGCTGGCGGAGATGCGCACACGCGCCCACGTCGCGCTCGTCGTCGACGAGTACGGCGGGTTCGCCGGGATGGTCACGCTCGAGGACCTCTTGGAGGAGATCGTCGGCGAGATCCGGGACGAGCACGAGCGCGACGAGGCGCCGCTGCGCGCCGAAGCGGGGGGCGCCTGGCTCGTGTCGGGGCTCGCGCACGCCGACGAGCTCGAGCGCCTCTTCGGCGTCGATCTCGGTGAGCGCGACTACGACACGGTTGGGGGCTTCGTCACCGCCGCCCTCGGGCGCGTACCCGGCACTGGAGAGAAGTTCGCCAGTCGGGGCCTCGCCGTCGAGGTCGTCGAGGCCGATCCGAAGCGGGTGTGGCGCGTGCGCGTGCGCGCCGCCGACGGACGGCCGTGA
- a CDS encoding HDIG domain-containing protein: MSEKPQTPERRLVARAPKWAMRARSAVRSFLDRILGAHLVWSSAFVGVVTLLLASRQCGTAYPRLTLGDEAAYDVRAVDDVEVPDPVATAERRVAARELVPDVYVHDSQKAGALEKAFLEQLDATPYGVTPAERQLLAGWLRDVMQGLVIANKTMLEREKTITVVHMPSGRAEPLDNFRSVSDLEAARNEVRRQVTSLSTIAPSSRAELGDLLASFLDANVSEDVAATAQKRDLAERDVLPVQMRVPKGTVLVGRGQKVTPEIRHRLDLVETQSSPRASAGRFAGVVVLTALLAFFLYRYAAYHQRDFKRVKHLHAMLVSILLGMIVIAQSVLWIALQVTLRFRSPFGDPSAYVYLVPFGAGAILVTLLANGRIAMVYSSFAAVLFGALNGWDLPIALWALLVQWAAIYAITSYRERAALLRAGLVVGAVSAGVALAVEAIARTRESWPHALYGAGLGFLGGAVGVGLLVSFILPLLEGVFRVLTDIRLLELSNVSNPLLSQLAVKAPGSYNHSLVVGTLAEEAAKAIGANSLFCRVAAFYHDIGKIRKPEYYIENQRGVNPHERLQPSMSALIISSHVKDGIRMAREARLPEQIIDIIPQHHGTRLMTFFYEKARKQAGASGTEINDADFRYPGPKPQTKEAAIFMLADGVEAAARTIDEPTAARLTDAIHQIAGRIVLDGQLDECDLTFADLEKIEQAFQRTLVGMYHHRVDYPGFDFGRPKPERSGGEVRPFRHNG; the protein is encoded by the coding sequence GTGAGCGAGAAGCCCCAAACCCCCGAGCGCCGCCTGGTGGCCCGCGCGCCGAAGTGGGCGATGCGCGCGCGCTCCGCGGTGCGCTCGTTCCTCGACCGGATCCTCGGCGCGCACCTCGTCTGGTCGTCGGCGTTCGTCGGCGTCGTCACCCTCCTCCTGGCGAGCCGCCAGTGCGGGACCGCGTACCCGCGCCTCACCCTGGGCGACGAGGCGGCCTACGACGTCCGCGCCGTCGACGACGTCGAGGTGCCCGATCCGGTCGCGACCGCCGAGAGGCGCGTCGCGGCGCGCGAGCTCGTTCCGGACGTCTACGTCCACGACTCACAGAAGGCCGGAGCGCTCGAGAAGGCGTTCCTGGAGCAGCTCGACGCCACGCCCTACGGCGTGACGCCGGCCGAGCGGCAGCTCCTCGCGGGGTGGCTCCGCGACGTCATGCAGGGGCTCGTCATCGCGAACAAGACGATGCTCGAGCGCGAGAAGACGATCACCGTCGTCCACATGCCGTCGGGCCGCGCGGAGCCGCTCGACAACTTCCGCTCCGTCTCCGATCTCGAGGCCGCACGGAACGAGGTGCGGCGGCAGGTGACGTCGCTCTCGACGATCGCGCCGTCGTCCCGTGCCGAGCTGGGCGACCTCCTCGCCTCGTTCTTGGACGCGAACGTCTCCGAGGACGTGGCCGCGACGGCGCAGAAGCGCGACCTCGCGGAGCGCGACGTCCTCCCGGTCCAGATGCGCGTGCCGAAGGGCACCGTGCTCGTGGGGCGCGGGCAGAAGGTGACGCCGGAGATCCGGCACCGGCTCGATCTCGTGGAGACGCAGTCGTCTCCCCGAGCCTCGGCGGGGCGGTTCGCGGGGGTCGTCGTCCTCACCGCGCTTCTCGCGTTCTTCCTCTACCGCTACGCCGCGTACCACCAGCGCGATTTCAAGCGCGTCAAGCACCTGCATGCGATGCTCGTGTCGATCCTGCTCGGAATGATCGTGATCGCGCAGTCGGTCCTCTGGATCGCGCTCCAGGTGACGCTCCGCTTCCGGAGCCCGTTCGGCGACCCTTCGGCGTATGTGTATCTGGTCCCGTTCGGCGCGGGCGCGATCCTCGTGACGCTCCTCGCGAACGGCCGCATCGCGATGGTCTACTCGTCGTTCGCCGCGGTCCTCTTCGGTGCGCTCAACGGCTGGGATCTCCCGATCGCGCTCTGGGCGCTGCTCGTCCAGTGGGCGGCGATCTACGCGATCACGTCGTACCGGGAGCGCGCGGCGCTCCTCCGGGCGGGGCTCGTCGTGGGCGCCGTCTCCGCCGGGGTCGCGCTCGCGGTCGAGGCGATCGCGCGGACGCGCGAGTCGTGGCCGCACGCGCTCTACGGCGCGGGGCTCGGCTTCCTCGGGGGCGCCGTCGGCGTCGGCCTCCTCGTCTCGTTCATCCTGCCGCTCCTGGAGGGCGTGTTCCGCGTCCTCACCGACATCCGTCTCCTCGAGCTGTCGAACGTCAGCAACCCGCTCCTCTCGCAGCTCGCGGTCAAGGCCCCCGGGTCGTACAACCACTCGCTCGTCGTCGGGACGCTCGCCGAGGAGGCGGCGAAGGCGATCGGCGCGAACTCGCTCTTCTGCCGGGTGGCGGCCTTCTACCACGACATCGGAAAGATCCGGAAGCCGGAGTACTACATCGAGAACCAGAGGGGCGTGAATCCGCACGAGCGCCTGCAACCCTCGATGTCGGCGCTCATCATCTCGTCGCACGTCAAGGACGGGATCCGGATGGCGCGCGAGGCGCGCCTGCCCGAGCAGATCATCGACATCATCCCGCAGCACCACGGGACGCGTCTCATGACCTTCTTCTACGAGAAGGCCAGGAAGCAGGCCGGCGCCTCCGGGACCGAGATCAACGACGCCGACTTCCGTTATCCCGGACCGAAGCCGCAGACGAAGGAAGCGGCGATCTTCATGCTCGCGGACGGTGTCGAGGCCGCGGCCCGCACGATCGACGAGCCGACCGCAGCACGGCTCACCGACGCGATCCACCAGATCGCTGGCCGCATCGTCCTCGACGGGCAGCTCGACGAGTGCGACCTGACGTTCGCCGACCTCGAGAAGATCGAGCAGGCGTTCCAGCGGACGCTCGTCGGCATGTACCATCACCGGGTCGACTATCCCGGCTTCGACTTCGGGCGGCCGAAGCCCGAGCGCTCGGGGGGCGAGGTCCGCCCGTTCCGCCACAACGGCTGA
- the ybeY gene encoding rRNA maturation RNase YbeY, with the protein MQVEVVDAQRRHPVGARALARFVRRVASCAPKTPCDEVAILLCGDRRMRALNARFRGKDKTTDVLSFPASCVRGADGRRPLGDIVISMPQAARQAHRARHGVEREVRLLLLHGYLHLLGYDHEVDDGTMRRLENRLARRLFRASR; encoded by the coding sequence ATGCAGGTCGAGGTCGTCGACGCCCAGCGGCGTCACCCCGTCGGGGCCCGAGCGCTCGCGCGCTTCGTGCGGCGCGTCGCGTCTTGCGCTCCCAAGACGCCGTGCGACGAGGTGGCGATCCTCCTCTGCGGCGACAGGCGCATGCGCGCGCTCAACGCGCGGTTCCGCGGGAAGGACAAGACCACCGACGTCCTCTCCTTTCCGGCGTCCTGCGTGCGAGGCGCCGACGGGCGGCGCCCGCTCGGCGACATCGTGATCTCGATGCCTCAGGCGGCACGGCAAGCGCACCGTGCCCGGCACGGCGTCGAGCGGGAGGTGCGCCTGCTCCTCCTCCACGGCTACCTCCACCTGCTCGGCTATGATCACGAGGTGGACGACGGCACGATGCGGAGGCTCGAGAACCGCCTCGCCCGACGGCTCTTCCGGGCCTCGCGATGA
- the glyS gene encoding glycine--tRNA ligase subunit beta — translation MKAPLLVEIGCEEIPARMIAAASRDLTARLLGVLDGAGIPHGTARGWGGTRRLAVHVADVEGALPGRDETVLGPPASVAFDAEGKPTQAGAGFAKKQGIDPSALVKIENEKGAYAGFRRSAPGKTVVGALADALPSSVAAMSFPKTMRWGDGKHRWVRPVHWVVALHGDEVLDLEILGARSGRTSDGHRFLAPGPVTIDHADRYVDALRAARVLVEAGERRRVLADALAKAAATAGGVPVADEALLDEIVELVEWPGVVVGRFETAFLSLPREILVTTLRHHQKAFSVEAGGALVPAFLAVANTDRDPAGHVRRGNEWVVVGRLDDAKFFWAQDAERSLASRVPDLERVVFHQKVGTYAALTAGIGKWTSLIANELKLDSADKERTRQAAELCKADLVTGLVGEFPELQGVIGGLLLRNEGGDAIVADAVADQYLPTGPDSPLPRTDVGCVLALAERIHTVQQLLRVGEMPTGSRDPFGLRRAANAILRILIERRWPIQFSWILQSETETRFWMDRLPSFLVEQGFTISEVRAVLMVGDSGASFTWPLHAIVERLRALRSMRQSQDFATLLLLTKRIHNIVPQVAQLELKWIDEGWLPQPANYDQYTHPEPAAHALREALASQQPKIERAADAGDYETTILELAALAGPVSKFFDDVLVIDEAQRNDTHHRSQLVGRLGSLLTRYFDIRELAGQADAKR, via the coding sequence ATGAAGGCCCCGCTCCTCGTCGAGATCGGCTGCGAGGAGATCCCCGCGCGGATGATCGCGGCGGCGTCGCGCGACCTCACCGCGCGGCTCCTCGGTGTCCTCGACGGTGCGGGAATCCCGCACGGTACTGCGAGGGGCTGGGGCGGCACGCGCCGACTCGCGGTCCACGTCGCCGACGTCGAGGGCGCGCTCCCGGGTCGCGACGAGACGGTGCTTGGCCCGCCGGCGAGCGTCGCCTTCGACGCCGAAGGGAAGCCGACACAGGCGGGCGCCGGCTTCGCCAAGAAGCAGGGGATCGATCCCTCGGCCCTCGTCAAGATCGAAAACGAGAAGGGCGCGTACGCGGGCTTCCGCCGCTCCGCCCCCGGGAAGACGGTGGTCGGCGCCCTCGCGGATGCGCTCCCGTCGTCGGTCGCCGCGATGAGCTTCCCGAAGACGATGCGGTGGGGCGACGGAAAGCACCGGTGGGTACGGCCCGTCCACTGGGTCGTCGCCCTTCACGGCGACGAGGTCCTCGATCTCGAGATCCTGGGCGCGCGCTCGGGACGCACGTCGGACGGCCACCGGTTCCTGGCGCCGGGACCGGTCACGATCGACCACGCCGACCGCTACGTCGACGCTCTCCGCGCGGCACGCGTCCTCGTCGAGGCGGGCGAGCGGCGCCGCGTCCTCGCCGACGCGCTCGCGAAGGCGGCGGCGACCGCCGGCGGCGTCCCGGTCGCCGACGAGGCGCTCCTCGACGAGATCGTCGAGCTCGTGGAGTGGCCCGGCGTCGTGGTCGGCCGCTTCGAAACCGCATTCTTGAGCCTCCCGCGCGAGATCCTCGTCACGACGCTGCGCCATCATCAGAAGGCGTTCTCCGTCGAGGCCGGTGGCGCGCTCGTGCCGGCCTTCCTCGCGGTGGCGAACACCGACCGCGATCCCGCGGGGCACGTGCGCCGCGGCAACGAGTGGGTCGTCGTCGGCCGCTTGGACGATGCCAAGTTCTTCTGGGCGCAGGACGCGGAGCGATCGCTCGCGTCGCGCGTCCCCGACCTCGAGCGCGTGGTGTTCCATCAGAAGGTCGGTACCTACGCTGCGCTTACAGCAGGTATCGGAAAGTGGACGAGTCTCATTGCAAACGAACTCAAGCTCGACAGCGCGGACAAGGAGCGAACGCGTCAGGCAGCGGAGCTGTGCAAGGCCGATCTCGTGACCGGACTCGTCGGCGAGTTTCCCGAGCTTCAGGGAGTGATCGGAGGGCTCCTGCTTCGCAATGAGGGCGGGGATGCGATCGTCGCCGACGCCGTCGCTGACCAATACCTTCCAACGGGTCCGGACTCCCCGTTGCCGCGCACCGATGTAGGGTGCGTGCTCGCGCTCGCTGAGAGGATTCACACGGTCCAGCAATTGCTTCGGGTAGGGGAGATGCCCACGGGGTCGCGCGATCCGTTCGGTCTGCGGCGTGCCGCGAATGCCATCCTTCGAATTCTTATTGAACGTCGGTGGCCGATTCAGTTCAGTTGGATCTTGCAGAGTGAAACAGAGACCAGGTTCTGGATGGATCGCCTACCCAGTTTCCTCGTCGAACAGGGTTTCACGATTTCCGAGGTGCGGGCCGTCCTCATGGTCGGCGATAGCGGTGCATCGTTCACCTGGCCACTACACGCGATCGTCGAGAGATTGAGAGCGTTGAGGTCGATGCGGCAAAGTCAGGATTTTGCCACGCTGCTGCTCCTGACAAAGCGGATCCACAACATCGTTCCCCAAGTCGCGCAACTCGAGCTGAAGTGGATCGACGAGGGGTGGTTGCCACAACCAGCGAATTACGACCAATACACCCATCCTGAGCCCGCCGCGCACGCTTTGCGCGAGGCGCTGGCGTCGCAACAGCCGAAGATCGAGCGGGCCGCCGATGCCGGCGACTACGAGACGACGATCCTCGAGCTCGCGGCGCTCGCGGGGCCCGTGAGTAAGTTCTTCGACGACGTCCTCGTCATTGACGAGGCGCAGAGGAACGACACGCACCACCGAAGCCAGCTCGTCGGGCGGCTCGGATCGCTCCTCACCAGGTATTTCGACATCCGAGAATTGGCGGGACAAGCCGATGCCAAACGCTAG
- the era gene encoding GTPase Era, with protein MSFRAGRAALVGWTNVGKSTLLNRLVGEKIAAVAAVAQTTRHRIVGVLPVEGRGQIVFVDTPGFHRPRERMNRAMVESARATLAEVDVVLLVVDAAAGTLPGDREVAAAIREAKTPAIAVLNKVDLVKPKTGLLPFMKTIVDEWGLDEVVPVSAATGEGCDLLVTRILERLPESEPLFPDDMLTDQPERLLAAEWVREKLLRHTREELPHSVAVLVRRWVERADGLVEIEAVVFVERESQKGMVIGKGGSLLKKVGAEARADIEKLLERHVFLALTVEVRPDWRNDPRALGELGIV; from the coding sequence GTGAGCTTCCGCGCCGGTCGCGCCGCCCTCGTCGGCTGGACGAACGTCGGGAAGTCGACGCTCCTGAACCGGCTCGTCGGCGAGAAGATCGCGGCGGTCGCGGCGGTCGCCCAGACGACGCGGCACAGGATCGTCGGCGTCCTCCCGGTCGAGGGAAGGGGACAGATCGTCTTCGTCGACACGCCGGGGTTCCACCGTCCGCGCGAGCGAATGAACCGCGCGATGGTCGAGTCGGCGCGCGCGACGCTCGCCGAGGTCGACGTCGTCCTCCTCGTCGTCGACGCTGCGGCGGGGACGCTCCCCGGCGATCGCGAGGTCGCGGCCGCCATTCGAGAGGCCAAGACGCCGGCGATCGCCGTCCTCAACAAGGTGGACCTCGTGAAACCGAAGACGGGCCTCCTCCCGTTCATGAAAACGATCGTCGACGAGTGGGGGCTCGACGAGGTGGTCCCGGTGTCCGCGGCGACGGGCGAGGGGTGCGATCTCCTCGTGACGCGGATCCTGGAGCGCCTCCCCGAATCGGAGCCGCTCTTCCCCGACGACATGCTCACCGACCAGCCGGAGCGCCTCCTCGCGGCGGAGTGGGTGCGCGAGAAGCTGCTCCGTCACACGCGCGAGGAGCTGCCGCACTCCGTCGCGGTCCTCGTGCGCCGGTGGGTCGAGCGCGCCGACGGCCTCGTCGAGATCGAGGCGGTCGTGTTCGTGGAGCGGGAGTCGCAGAAGGGGATGGTGATCGGGAAGGGCGGGAGCCTCCTCAAGAAGGTCGGGGCGGAGGCGCGCGCCGACATCGAGAAGCTCCTCGAGCGGCACGTCTTCCTCGCGCTCACGGTCGAGGTGCGCCCCGACTGGCGCAACGACCCGCGCGCGCTCGGCGAGCTGGGGATCGTCTAG
- the recO gene encoding DNA repair protein RecO, whose amino-acid sequence MRQRRDEAYVLGTSALGEADLIVTLLAENQGRVRGVASSARKSRRRFGGALEPMTRVAAQWVEREGIDLHRIEALEPLRSYAAMQADPALQAACAVLAEITGAIVREEQADPTTFRLLGSVLDALEGGLDPWTAVRYTEYWLLKLHGVLPDLEHCASCGEPFDERDLRTAVPGSGLVCRRCPKDEGGIALTAADRSALQGFDRTAPGALGFEVRPGGALDALLRGALQAFAERGFKTYRHLRALRSVGP is encoded by the coding sequence GTGAGGCAAAGGCGTGACGAAGCGTACGTCCTGGGCACGAGCGCGCTCGGCGAAGCGGATCTCATCGTGACGCTCCTCGCGGAGAACCAGGGGCGCGTCCGCGGCGTCGCGTCGTCGGCGCGGAAGAGCCGCCGCCGCTTCGGCGGCGCGCTCGAGCCGATGACGCGCGTGGCCGCTCAGTGGGTCGAGCGCGAGGGGATCGACCTCCACCGGATCGAGGCGCTCGAGCCGCTCCGCTCCTATGCCGCGATGCAGGCCGATCCCGCGCTGCAGGCGGCCTGCGCGGTGCTCGCCGAGATCACCGGCGCGATCGTGCGCGAGGAGCAGGCCGACCCGACGACGTTCCGCCTCCTGGGCTCGGTCCTCGATGCGCTCGAGGGCGGCCTCGATCCGTGGACCGCGGTGCGCTACACCGAGTACTGGCTGCTCAAGCTCCACGGCGTCCTTCCGGACCTCGAGCACTGCGCCTCCTGCGGCGAGCCGTTCGACGAGCGCGATCTCCGCACGGCGGTTCCCGGCTCGGGTCTCGTCTGCCGCCGTTGTCCCAAAGACGAAGGCGGGATCGCGCTCACCGCCGCCGATCGCTCGGCGCTCCAAGGTTTCGACCGGACGGCTCCGGGGGCCCTCGGCTTCGAGGTGCGGCCCGGCGGCGCGCTCGACGCGCTCCTCCGCGGCGCGCTCCAGGCGTTCGCGGAGCGCGGCTTCAAGACGTACCGTCATCTCCGCGCGCTCCGGAGCGTCGGCCCGTGA